The following proteins are encoded in a genomic region of Lactiplantibacillus plantarum:
- the asnS gene encoding asparagine--tRNA ligase, with protein METISIINAADHVNEQVKIGVWISNKRSSGKIAFLQLRDGTATFQGVALKNELGETAFAQLTDLAQETSLWVTGTIHADTRSPFGYELAISQFEVVGTSHDYPITPKDHGIDFLLDHRHLWLRSSRPNAIMRIRNEVIRAVYEFFNDRGFIKIDAPILTGSAPEGTTELFKTDYFGQDAYLSQSGQLYGEAGAMAFGKIFTFGPTFRAEKSKTRRHLTEFWQLEPEMAWIHQDESLEVQEQLVAYLVQAVIDHCPHELAVLDRDVATLQKYTKLPFPRVSYDDAITLLQANGFDVDWGVDFGSPEETFLAEHFDQPVFVLNYPKAIKAFYMQAHPTRDDVVIAADLLAPEGYGEIIGGSERSTDYDYLKERLLASGQDLQDYEWYLDLRKYGSVPHSGFGMGLERFLAWITLQDHVRETIPFPRMLHRIYP; from the coding sequence ATGGAAACCATTAGTATTATCAACGCCGCTGACCATGTCAATGAACAAGTTAAAATTGGGGTGTGGATCAGTAATAAGCGTTCTAGCGGCAAAATTGCCTTTCTTCAATTACGCGATGGCACTGCAACTTTTCAAGGGGTAGCTCTCAAAAACGAGCTCGGTGAAACAGCTTTTGCACAACTGACCGACCTCGCGCAAGAAACTAGCCTCTGGGTCACCGGCACGATTCATGCAGATACCCGTTCCCCCTTTGGCTACGAGCTTGCCATCTCACAATTTGAAGTGGTTGGGACTAGTCACGACTACCCGATCACGCCCAAGGACCATGGTATTGATTTCCTGTTGGATCATCGCCATCTTTGGCTACGGTCATCGCGTCCCAACGCAATTATGCGGATTCGCAACGAGGTCATTCGAGCCGTTTATGAGTTCTTCAATGACCGCGGTTTTATTAAGATTGACGCGCCGATTTTGACCGGTTCCGCTCCTGAAGGGACGACTGAATTATTCAAAACTGATTACTTTGGTCAGGACGCCTATTTATCACAATCCGGCCAGTTATACGGTGAAGCTGGCGCAATGGCGTTCGGCAAAATCTTCACGTTTGGACCAACTTTTCGGGCCGAAAAATCCAAGACTCGTCGCCACTTAACAGAATTCTGGCAACTTGAACCTGAAATGGCCTGGATACATCAAGATGAAAGTCTGGAAGTCCAAGAACAATTGGTGGCCTACCTCGTTCAAGCCGTGATTGACCATTGCCCCCACGAACTGGCCGTTTTGGACCGCGATGTTGCGACGTTGCAAAAGTACACCAAGCTCCCATTTCCGCGAGTTTCGTACGACGATGCTATTACACTACTCCAAGCGAACGGCTTTGACGTCGACTGGGGTGTCGACTTTGGCTCACCGGAAGAGACATTTTTGGCAGAACACTTTGACCAACCAGTCTTTGTCTTAAACTATCCCAAAGCAATCAAGGCCTTTTACATGCAGGCACACCCGACGCGCGATGATGTCGTCATTGCAGCTGACCTGTTAGCACCTGAAGGTTACGGCGAAATCATCGGCGGTTCCGAACGCTCAACGGATTATGACTACTTGAAGGAACGGTTACTAGCCAGCGGTCAAGACTTGCAGGATTACGAGTGGTATCTCGATTTACGCAAATATGGTTCGGTGCCGCACTCCGGTTTCGGTATGGGTCTGGAACGTTTTCTGGCTTGGATCACTTTGCAAGATCACGTTCGCGAAACCATTCCGTTTCCACGTATGTTGCACCGTATTTACCCGTAA
- a CDS encoding NAD(P)H-dependent oxidoreductase: MTKLLMINAHPHTTVPSASLTVAASFKTAYQQTHPNDEITTRDLYQDGVPALNDTTFEAWRKQKYGEELTSVEAELLSRHAAWLAEFLAADKIVFVNPMYNHFLPAELKQYLDLTAVARKTFKYTVNGPVGLLPDKHVLHIQAAGGYYHQPDQHNQVEAGDPYLRGMMQLYGIQDYRTIFIEGLDQFPEQREQAITAAQVAAEKLAGEF, from the coding sequence ATGACAAAATTATTAATGATTAATGCTCATCCACACACGACCGTCCCCAGTGCCTCACTGACCGTTGCAGCGAGTTTTAAAACTGCGTATCAGCAAACCCATCCGAACGATGAGATTACGACACGCGATCTTTATCAGGACGGCGTTCCCGCTTTGAACGACACAACCTTCGAAGCTTGGCGTAAACAAAAATACGGTGAAGAACTAACGTCAGTGGAAGCTGAACTACTTAGCCGTCACGCCGCCTGGCTAGCTGAATTTCTAGCAGCCGACAAGATCGTCTTCGTTAATCCAATGTACAATCACTTTCTTCCAGCCGAACTCAAACAATACTTAGACTTAACCGCAGTCGCCCGTAAAACTTTTAAGTACACGGTCAACGGCCCGGTCGGCTTATTACCCGACAAACACGTCTTACACATTCAGGCTGCGGGTGGCTACTATCACCAACCTGATCAGCACAACCAGGTTGAAGCAGGCGACCCCTACCTCCGTGGCATGATGCAACTGTATGGGATTCAGGATTACCGAACCATCTTCATTGAAGGATTGGACCAATTTCCAGAACAGCGAGAACAGGCCATCACTGCCGCACAGGTAGCAGCAGAAAAACTCGCCGGTGAATTTTAA
- a CDS encoding MarR family winged helix-turn-helix transcriptional regulator — translation MSISTEQTILTQLKTIRTKRASTTGEQKWLQQHITEANLRRLLPDISIVGLHLLSELEAGPQTGIDLATNLGVTRGGVTRAAKRLVTQGLIGSFQQPDDHKKIFYRLTPSGRKLARYHDKMHATRNHQAITLLHEHYSPAELAVIQRFLADLTDYEA, via the coding sequence ATGTCAATATCCACGGAACAGACAATTCTAACGCAGCTCAAAACGATTCGAACCAAGCGTGCTTCCACTACTGGTGAACAGAAATGGTTACAGCAGCATATCACCGAAGCCAATCTACGCCGCCTGTTGCCGGATATTTCCATCGTTGGCCTACATTTATTATCTGAACTAGAGGCCGGTCCACAAACGGGCATCGACTTAGCCACTAACCTCGGCGTCACTCGAGGTGGTGTGACCCGGGCAGCCAAACGACTCGTAACGCAGGGCTTAATTGGCTCATTCCAGCAACCCGATGATCACAAAAAGATCTTCTACCGCTTAACGCCGAGTGGTCGTAAGCTGGCCCGCTATCATGATAAGATGCATGCAACCCGCAATCATCAAGCAATCACGCTCCTTCATGAACACTACTCACCAGCAGAACTTGCGGTGATTCAACGCTTCTTGGCTGATTTGACGGATTATGAAGCTTAA